TAATGGTTGTGGTTTCTCCCTCTAAGGGAACCTGGGGGTCAAAGAGGATTTCTGAAACAATAAGGTCAGGGGCTGCATCCTTGATTGCCCTTAAACAAAGGGCTGTGGTAAATGGGTCATTGTCCCAGCTTCCATTCTCTCTTTGGTTTTGAAGGATATCTTCCAGCAAATCCTTATCTCTGGTTGCTTGGTACATCAGGGCCTTTTCCCACAGGGTTTCTGGGGTTTGGGTTATCAGCCAATCTGATGCCTTATTGATTGGTTCTTCAAGGTAATAGTCTTTTCTGTATTGGTTTAGGGTAAGAATGGCAAGGGAGGTAAGATAAACATTGCTTTCCTGTAATCCAAATCCTCCATCGGTATTCTGATTGGCAAGAAGCCATAATAAAGCAGGTTCAATTACAGAATTATTGGTATAATTGGCAGATTTAAGGGCATTGAGGGAAAGGAGGGTGTCTAGGACAAAAGATTCTCCACCTTTGAAATCATATCCACTCCATCCACCATCATCGTTTTGGTA
This region of bacterium genomic DNA includes:
- a CDS encoding prenyltransferase/squalene oxidase repeat-containing protein, giving the protein MNKWKCLIVAILLLANQAISQTAIERGVEWLIAAQNPNGSWGTETEYPNLVFRDTCIVADALCYLALSGSPTTLNAISWISTQPATFTRNLSRKIIPLANFGTDTSELINLLVSYQNDDGGWSGYDFKGGESFVLDTLLSLNALKSANYTNNSVIEPALLWLLANQNTDGGFGLQESNVYLTSLAILTLNQYRKDYYLEEPINKASDWLITQTPETLWEKALMYQATRDKDLLEDILQNQRENGSWDNDPFTTALCLRAIKDAAPDLIVSEILFDPQVPLEGETTTI